A window of the Gossypium hirsutum isolate 1008001.06 chromosome A05, Gossypium_hirsutum_v2.1, whole genome shotgun sequence genome harbors these coding sequences:
- the LOC107905128 gene encoding zinc finger protein CONSTANS-LIKE 4 yields MASKLCDSCKSATATLFCRADSAFLCSNCDSKIHAANKLASRHARVWVCEVCEQAPAHVTCKADAAALCITCDRDIHSANPLARRHERLPVTPFYDSVNSVPAVKPNGVVNFLEERYFSDVDGDADVSREEAEAASWLLPNPNHKAVDSPDVNSGQYVFSEMDPYLDLDYGHGDPKMDAQEQNSSGTDGVVPVQSKNVQAPSANDHCFDLDFTGSKPFSYGYNPNFISHSVSSSSLDVGVVPDGSTMTDISNPYGRGPQSTHQTVQLSPADREARVLRYREKRKNRKFEKTIRYASRKAYAEMRPRIKGRFAKRTDIEVEVDRSNMYGFGVVPSF; encoded by the exons ATGGCATCGAAGTTGTGTGACTCGTGCAAATCAGCGACGGCGACTCTTTTCTGCCGGGCTGACTCGGCGTTTCTATGCTCCAACTGTGACTCCAAAATCCACGCGGCCAACAAGCTCGCCTCGCGTCACGCTCGAGTTTGGGTCTGCGAAGTCTGCGAGCAAGCGCCCGCTCACGTCACTTGCAAGGCCGATGCAGCCGCTCTCTGTATTACCTGCGACCGTGACATCCACTCCGCCAACCCTCTTGCTCGCCGACACGAGCGCCTCCCTGTAACCCCCTTCTACGACTCCGTCAATTCAGTCCCAGCCGTCAAACCCAACGGAGTTGTTAACTTTCTGGAGGAGCGTTACTTCTCCGACGTGGACGGAGACGCTGATGTCAGCCGGGAGGAAGCGGAGGCGGCGTCGTGGCTGCTTCCGAACCCTAACCATAAGGCTGTGGACAGCCCGGACGTGAACTCGGGGCAGTACGTGTTCTCGGAGATGGACCCGTATCTGGATCTAGATTACGGGCATGGGGATCCAAAAATGGATGCCCAGGAGCAGAACAGCTCCGGCACCGATGGGGTGGTCCCTGTCCAAAGCAAGAATGTTCAAGCTCCGTCGGCTAACGATCACTGTTTCGACTTGGACTTCACCGGATCCAAACCCTTCTCTTATGGCTACAACCCCAACTTCATCAGCCACAGC gtatcatcatcatcattggaTGTTGGGGTAGTCCCAGACGGAAGTACGATGACGGACATATCAAACCCATACGGAAGAGGGCCTCAGTCAACACATCAGACGGTGCAGCTATCACCGGCGGACCGAGAAGCAAGGGTGCTGAGGTACAGAGAGAAGAGAAAGAACAGGAAATTCGAGAAGACGATCCGTTACGCCTCCAGAAAAGCATACGCAGAGATGAGGCCGAGAATCAAAGGAAGGTTCGCGAAGCGTACGGACATAGAAGTCGAAGTGGATCGCAGTAACATGTATGGGTTTGGAGTTGTCCCGTCGTTTTGA
- the LOC107937901 gene encoding protein GLUTAMINE DUMPER 2, with translation MRPISSVNTVETAAMPSMSPPAMGQPRSPWHSPVPYLFGGLAAMLGLIAFALLILACSYWRLSGRLDNNSEGGDVERDVESGENEGDSTKQVKVYEEKILVIMAGEEKPTFLATPVIVCTKASSFGDNKNGKVDDVKDGSKKDESGEKVKGEMSGDDDDDDDDDQQFPTVTDNSENHDNHDSQPTPDQNQTSELSS, from the coding sequence ATGAGACCAATTAGCAGCGTTAACACAGTAGAAACAGCAGCTATGCCCTCAATGTCACCACCAGCAATGGGGCAACCACGCTCTCCATGGCACTCTCCTGTGCCTTACCTCTTTGGCGGCCTAGCAGCGATGCTGGGCCTCATTGCTTTTGCTCTCTTGATCTTAGCTTGTTCCTACTGGCGGCTTTCTGGTCGTTTGGACAACAACAGTGAAGGAGGTGATGTCGAAAGGGATGTCGAAAGTGGTGAAAATGAGGGCGACTCAACCAAGCAGGTGAAAGTTTATGAGGAGAAGATTCTGGTGATAATGGCCGGTGAAGAGAAACCTACGTTCTTGGCTACCCCTGTAATTGTATGCACTAAAGCTTCCTCTTTCGGTGATAATAAAAATGGCAAGGTTGATGATGTCAAGGATGGATCAAAGAAAGATGAAAGTGGCGAGAAAGTTAAAGGAGAGATGAGTGGTGATGACGATGACGACGACGATGATGATCAACAATTTCCAACAGTAACAGACAACTCTGAAAACCATGACAACCATGACAGCCAACCAACCCCAGACCAAAATCAAACCAGTGAGCTTAGCTCTTAG
- the LOC107937899 gene encoding ADP-ribosylation factor 3 yields the protein MGIVFTRMFSSLFGNREARILVLGLDNAGKTTILYRLQMGEVVSTIPTIGFNVETVQYNNIKFQVWDLGGQTSIRPYWRCYFPNTQAIIYVVDSSDTDRIGIAKEEFHAILEEDELKGAIALIFANKQDLPGALDAAAVTEALELHKLKNRQWAIFKTCAVKGEGLFEGMDWLSNTLKSGGG from the exons ATGGGTATTGTTTTTACTCGGATGTTCTCCTCTCTGTTCGGTAACAGAGAAGCTCGAATTCTCGTACTGGGTCTTGACAATGCTGGCAAAACTACTATTCTCT ATCGGCTTCAGATGGGTGAGGTAGTCTCTACAATTCCAA CGATTGGGTTTAATGTAGAGACTGTACAATACAACAATATCAAGTTTCAAGTATGGGATTTAG GTGGTCAGACAAGCATCAG GCCATATTGGAGATGCTATTTCCCCAATACACAAGCAATAATTTATGTTGTTGATTCAAGTGACACTGATAGAATTGGAATAGCCAAGGAAGAATTTCATGCCATTTTAGAG GAGGATGAACTTAAAGGTGCAATAGCCCTTATTTTTGCTAACAAGCAG GATCTACCTGGTGCGCTTGATGCTGCTGCCGTGACCGAGGCTTTGGAGTTGCACAAATTAAAAAACCGTCAGTGGGCAATATTTAAAACATGTGCAGTCAAGGGTGAAGGACTTTTTGAGGGCATGGACTG GTTAAGTAATACTCTCAAATCAGGAGGTGGCTAA